CGGCGGGCCTCATCGTCCTCTTGCTTTCGAGGGTGATACTTCCACACCGAACCTCGGATGCCGTATTCAGCAATGACGGTCTGAGTCGTTGTGAAAAAGCTGCCGTCACGTCGTCGCTTATTGAAGCCTTTAACTTCACCGGCGTGCTTGTTTGGTCGATCTCTCAATAAATGAACTGTCTTTGGTGGACCTTTCGCAAGAACGAAGATGTATTGAATCATCGATCCGTATCGATTCCCGTGGGTATGCCCAGCCATCGTCTCGACGATCAAAGTCTGCCATAGGCGAAAACCCAGGTCTCGAAAGTAAAGTCGCTGTTCGGAAGACGTTCCACTCTCGGAACCGTTCTGGATCTGTTCTCCGACGTGCCAACAGACGACGCCCCCCTGTGCCGTGACACGCCAAAGCTGATCTGCCACCTCTCGGAAGACATTGGCATTCCAGGGCGTCAATGTTCCATCGCCGTAGATACGCACATCATCCCAAGGAGGTGATGTCACCGTGAGCGGAATGGAATCATCGGGAAGTGATTTGAGTCCCTTTCGATTGTCGGTGTTAATGACTTGGTTTCTCGGTAGTTTTTCGTGGATGTTCATTTCTGGCTCCTGGGAATAAAAAGAGCCGCCCCGCCAAGCGGCGGGGCGGCTTTGCAAAACGTAGAAACAACTAGGCAGCGATCGAGACTGGCAACAAGCTTTCTCGCAGTTGCACGATCTCAGCCTCGACGATCTCAATTTGCTTGATCAACGAGGTGCGTCCAACTTCGTCCAATGACTGGACTCGATCCTTAGCGGCTTGAAGGAACTTGACTGCTGTGACGACTTCGTGGATCGCCGTTCGAGCTTCTTCAACTTCGACTGGTTGTTCATCGTCTTCTTCGTCGTTGAGCAGTCGCTGAGCGGTTTCCTCGATCGTTCTGGCGCTGATACTGTCACCCGACTCCAAGAGAGCCTGCCAAACTTTGACCTGCGGCTCTTTGTGCTTCAGGCAGGCCAGAGCCCGACATTGAGCCTCGTTACTTGGCAACTGTTCAAAGTCAGCCAAGTTTTCGAGGACGAGACCTGCATTTCGGTAACGAGAAACGTCGCATCCTGAGAAGTCGAATCGGGCGGCAGCGTATTCTACAATGCTGGCAAACTGCGGTTGCCAAAGCTTGCGACGCTCAATTTCCAATAACGCCCGTGCTGCATCAAAGAATGCCTTCTGGCCACGGCGAATTGTTGCTTCAAGCTTCTTCAAATCAGACATAACTCACTCCAGACAAAGGGTTTGTGAATGTGGCGATTAACGTTTCGCTCGGCAAACAAGGTACAGTGGACTGGTCTATTTAACCGGTCTGTAACCGACAGTTTGTTGCGAACCACTGCCTGAGGAGGTACCATCGCACTGACAGTGTAACCGCCCTGTAACCTTTGGGTTTGAAGAAAAGAACTTGGAGAATTCCGCCCACATCAGGAAGCTTCTAAGCGAGAAGCCAGACCTATCCCCCAAAGAGCTTCAGGAGCAACTGGCCGAGAGAGGAATCGAAGTCACTCGAAACCTCT
This portion of the Bremerella alba genome encodes:
- a CDS encoding DNA-methyltransferase → MNIHEKLPRNQVINTDNRKGLKSLPDDSIPLTVTSPPWDDVRIYGDGTLTPWNANVFREVADQLWRVTAQGGVVCWHVGEQIQNGSESGTSSEQRLYFRDLGFRLWQTLIVETMAGHTHGNRYGSMIQYIFVLAKGPPKTVHLLRDRPNKHAGEVKGFNKRRRDGSFFTTTQTVIAEYGIRGSVWKYHPRKQEDDEARRHPAPMDETISRDLIRSFSNPGDLVLDPFAGSGTTLKWVMTMGRYYLGFEAVEQYFQLAKRRLERYRVGMELS